A region of Bos javanicus breed banteng chromosome 17, ARS-OSU_banteng_1.0, whole genome shotgun sequence DNA encodes the following proteins:
- the ZNF84 gene encoding zinc finger protein 84 isoform X2, producing the protein MTMLQGSFSFEDLSVDFTQKEWQLLDPHQKDLYKDVMLENYSSLVSLGYEVMKPGVILKLEQGEDPWTGDGEIPSSGSIDQVFQVNGHMTWHKDNKKFKNMKQDHECDALGKKFNLSMNFIPLRKSNKEGDIDGLILKHHLDFLIPKANYGRMEPADLNIFDKLFLHTKTEETDTWLKYYACDKVSYKKSQIIIYHRSRSGEKLYECSECRKRFSKKSSLIKHQSRHIREIAYGCGKCGKTFPQKSQFITHHRTHTGEKPYNCNQCGKAFSQKSQLTSHQRTHTGEKPYECGECGKAFSRKSHLISHWRTHTGEKPYGCTECGRAFSEKSNLINHQRIHTGEKPFECRECGKAFSRKSQLVTHHRTHTGTKPYGCSDCRKAFFEKSELIRHQTIHTGEKPYECSECGKAFRERSSLINHQRTHTGEKPHGCIQCGKAFSQKSHLLSHQMTHTGEKPFVCTKCGKAFSRKSQLVRHQRTHTGEKPYECSECGKAFSEKLSLTNHQRIHTGEKPYVCSECGKAFCQKSHLISHQRTHTGEKPYECSECGKAFGEKSSLATHQRTHTGEKPYACRDCEKAFSQKSQLNTHQRIHTGEKPYGCSLCQKAFFEKSELIRHQRTHTGEKPYECSECRKAFRERSSLINHQRTHTGEKPFECNDCGKAFSRKSHLIPHQRTHTGERPYSCSECRKAFSQKSQLVNHQRIHTGEKPFQCSECGKAFSQKSQLINHRRTHTVKKS; encoded by the exons ATGACCATGTTACAG GGGTCATTCTCATTTGAAGATTTATCTGTGGACTTCACCCAGAAGGAATGGCAGCTACTGGACCCCCATCAGAAGGACTTATACAAGGATGTCATGTTGGAGAATTATAGCAGTCTCGTGTCACTAG GGTATGAAGTTATGAAACCTGGTGTCATCCTTAAATTGGAGCAAGGAGAAGACCCATGGACAGGAGATGGAGAAATTCCAAGTTCAGGCTCAATAG atCAAGTCTTTCAAGTAAATGGTCACATGACTTGGCACAAGGATAacaagaagtttaaaaatatgaaacaagatCATGAATGTGATGCACTTGGAAAAAAGTTTAATCTGAGCATGAACTTTATTCCTTTAAGGAAATCAAACAAAGAAGGTGACATAGAtggattaattttaaaacatcatttagaTTTTCTTATTCCAAAAGCAAACTATGGAAGAATGGAACCAGCTGACTTAAACATATTTGATAAATTATTTCTCCATACCAAGACTGAGGAAACTGATACTTGGTTAAAATACTATGCATGTGATAAAGTTAGCTATAAGAAGTCACAGATCATCATATATCACAGAAGTCGTTCAGGGGAGAAGCTCTATGAATGCAGTGAATGTAGGAAACGCTTCAGTAAGAAATCAAGTCTCATTAAACATCAGAGCAGACATATAAGAGAAATAGCCTATGGCTGTGGTAAATGTGGCAAGACTTTCCCCCAGAAGTCACAGTTTATTACACATCATAGAactcatacaggagagaaaccttacaattGTAACCAGTGTGGGAAAGCCTTCTCCCAAAAGTCACAGCTGACATCCCATCAGAGGAcacatacaggagagaaaccttatgaatgtGGTGAGTGTGGGAAAGCCTTCTCCCGGAAGTCACATCTCATATCACATTGGAggacacacacaggagagaagccctatggATGCACTGAATGTGGGAGGGCCTTTAGTGAAAAGTCAAATCTCATCAATCATCAAAGgattcatacaggagagaaaccttttgaatgcagagaatgtggaaaagccttcagcAGGAAGTCACAGCTTGTCACACATCACAGGACCCACACAGGAACAAAACCCTATGGATGTAGTGATTGTAGAAAAGCCTTCTTTGAGAAATCAGAGCTAATTAGACATCAAacaattcatactggagagaaaccctatgaatgcagtgaatgtgggaaagccttcagaGAGAGGTCTAGTCTAATTAACCATCAGAGAACCCATACAGGAGAGAAGCCTCATGGATGCATCCAGTGTGGGAAAGCCTTTTCCCAGAAATCTCACCTCTTATCACATCAGATgacacacacaggagagaaacccttTGTATGCACTAAGTGTGGGAAGGCTTTCAGTAGGAAATCCCAGCTTGTCAGGCATCAGAGAACTCATACAGGTGAAAAACCCTAcgagtgcagtgaatgtgggaaagcttTCAGTGAAAAATTAAGCCTCACTAATCACCAGAGAATTCATACAGGAGAAAAACCGTATGTGTGCAGTGAGTGTGGGAAAGCCTTTTGTCAGAAGTCACATCTCATATCACATcagaggacacacacaggagagaaaccctatgaatgcagtgaatgtgggaaagcctttggTGAAAAGTCAAGCCTTGCAACACATCAGAGAACCCATACAGGAGAAAAACCTTATGCATGCAGGGACTGTGAAAAAGCCTTCTCCCAGAAGTCACAGCTCAATACTCACCAGAGaattcatacaggagagaaaccgTATGGATGCAGTCTTTGTCAAAAAGCTTTCTTTGAAAAATCAGAACTAATTAGACATCAGAGAACTCATACAGGAGAAAAACCTTATGAATGCAGTGAATGTAGGAAAGCCTTCAGGGAGAGGTCAAGTCTCATAAATCATCAGAGGAcacatacaggagagaaacccttTGAATGCAACGACTGTGGCAAAGCCTTCTCTAGGAAGTCACACCTCATACCACATCAGAGGACACACACGGGAGAGAGACCCTACAGTTGCAGTGAATGTAGAAAGGCCTTCTCTCAGAAGTCACAGCTTGTTAATCATCAGAGAAtccatacaggagagaaaccttttcaatgcagtgaatgtgggaaagccttctcCCAAAAGTCACAGCTCATTAATCATCGGAGAACTCATACAGTAAAGAAATCCTAA
- the ZNF84 gene encoding zinc finger protein 84 isoform X1 yields the protein MEYDGSCGFVIYGLYYVEGSFSFEDLSVDFTQKEWQLLDPHQKDLYKDVMLENYSSLVSLGYEVMKPGVILKLEQGEDPWTGDGEIPSSGSIDQVFQVNGHMTWHKDNKKFKNMKQDHECDALGKKFNLSMNFIPLRKSNKEGDIDGLILKHHLDFLIPKANYGRMEPADLNIFDKLFLHTKTEETDTWLKYYACDKVSYKKSQIIIYHRSRSGEKLYECSECRKRFSKKSSLIKHQSRHIREIAYGCGKCGKTFPQKSQFITHHRTHTGEKPYNCNQCGKAFSQKSQLTSHQRTHTGEKPYECGECGKAFSRKSHLISHWRTHTGEKPYGCTECGRAFSEKSNLINHQRIHTGEKPFECRECGKAFSRKSQLVTHHRTHTGTKPYGCSDCRKAFFEKSELIRHQTIHTGEKPYECSECGKAFRERSSLINHQRTHTGEKPHGCIQCGKAFSQKSHLLSHQMTHTGEKPFVCTKCGKAFSRKSQLVRHQRTHTGEKPYECSECGKAFSEKLSLTNHQRIHTGEKPYVCSECGKAFCQKSHLISHQRTHTGEKPYECSECGKAFGEKSSLATHQRTHTGEKPYACRDCEKAFSQKSQLNTHQRIHTGEKPYGCSLCQKAFFEKSELIRHQRTHTGEKPYECSECRKAFRERSSLINHQRTHTGEKPFECNDCGKAFSRKSHLIPHQRTHTGERPYSCSECRKAFSQKSQLVNHQRIHTGEKPFQCSECGKAFSQKSQLINHRRTHTVKKS from the exons atggAATATGATggtagctgtgggtttgtcatatatggcctttattatgttgag GGGTCATTCTCATTTGAAGATTTATCTGTGGACTTCACCCAGAAGGAATGGCAGCTACTGGACCCCCATCAGAAGGACTTATACAAGGATGTCATGTTGGAGAATTATAGCAGTCTCGTGTCACTAG GGTATGAAGTTATGAAACCTGGTGTCATCCTTAAATTGGAGCAAGGAGAAGACCCATGGACAGGAGATGGAGAAATTCCAAGTTCAGGCTCAATAG atCAAGTCTTTCAAGTAAATGGTCACATGACTTGGCACAAGGATAacaagaagtttaaaaatatgaaacaagatCATGAATGTGATGCACTTGGAAAAAAGTTTAATCTGAGCATGAACTTTATTCCTTTAAGGAAATCAAACAAAGAAGGTGACATAGAtggattaattttaaaacatcatttagaTTTTCTTATTCCAAAAGCAAACTATGGAAGAATGGAACCAGCTGACTTAAACATATTTGATAAATTATTTCTCCATACCAAGACTGAGGAAACTGATACTTGGTTAAAATACTATGCATGTGATAAAGTTAGCTATAAGAAGTCACAGATCATCATATATCACAGAAGTCGTTCAGGGGAGAAGCTCTATGAATGCAGTGAATGTAGGAAACGCTTCAGTAAGAAATCAAGTCTCATTAAACATCAGAGCAGACATATAAGAGAAATAGCCTATGGCTGTGGTAAATGTGGCAAGACTTTCCCCCAGAAGTCACAGTTTATTACACATCATAGAactcatacaggagagaaaccttacaattGTAACCAGTGTGGGAAAGCCTTCTCCCAAAAGTCACAGCTGACATCCCATCAGAGGAcacatacaggagagaaaccttatgaatgtGGTGAGTGTGGGAAAGCCTTCTCCCGGAAGTCACATCTCATATCACATTGGAggacacacacaggagagaagccctatggATGCACTGAATGTGGGAGGGCCTTTAGTGAAAAGTCAAATCTCATCAATCATCAAAGgattcatacaggagagaaaccttttgaatgcagagaatgtggaaaagccttcagcAGGAAGTCACAGCTTGTCACACATCACAGGACCCACACAGGAACAAAACCCTATGGATGTAGTGATTGTAGAAAAGCCTTCTTTGAGAAATCAGAGCTAATTAGACATCAAacaattcatactggagagaaaccctatgaatgcagtgaatgtgggaaagccttcagaGAGAGGTCTAGTCTAATTAACCATCAGAGAACCCATACAGGAGAGAAGCCTCATGGATGCATCCAGTGTGGGAAAGCCTTTTCCCAGAAATCTCACCTCTTATCACATCAGATgacacacacaggagagaaacccttTGTATGCACTAAGTGTGGGAAGGCTTTCAGTAGGAAATCCCAGCTTGTCAGGCATCAGAGAACTCATACAGGTGAAAAACCCTAcgagtgcagtgaatgtgggaaagcttTCAGTGAAAAATTAAGCCTCACTAATCACCAGAGAATTCATACAGGAGAAAAACCGTATGTGTGCAGTGAGTGTGGGAAAGCCTTTTGTCAGAAGTCACATCTCATATCACATcagaggacacacacaggagagaaaccctatgaatgcagtgaatgtgggaaagcctttggTGAAAAGTCAAGCCTTGCAACACATCAGAGAACCCATACAGGAGAAAAACCTTATGCATGCAGGGACTGTGAAAAAGCCTTCTCCCAGAAGTCACAGCTCAATACTCACCAGAGaattcatacaggagagaaaccgTATGGATGCAGTCTTTGTCAAAAAGCTTTCTTTGAAAAATCAGAACTAATTAGACATCAGAGAACTCATACAGGAGAAAAACCTTATGAATGCAGTGAATGTAGGAAAGCCTTCAGGGAGAGGTCAAGTCTCATAAATCATCAGAGGAcacatacaggagagaaacccttTGAATGCAACGACTGTGGCAAAGCCTTCTCTAGGAAGTCACACCTCATACCACATCAGAGGACACACACGGGAGAGAGACCCTACAGTTGCAGTGAATGTAGAAAGGCCTTCTCTCAGAAGTCACAGCTTGTTAATCATCAGAGAAtccatacaggagagaaaccttttcaatgcagtgaatgtgggaaagccttctcCCAAAAGTCACAGCTCATTAATCATCGGAGAACTCATACAGTAAAGAAATCCTAA
- the ZNF84 gene encoding zinc finger protein 84 isoform X3 — MLENYSSLVSLGYEVMKPGVILKLEQGEDPWTGDGEIPSSGSIDQVFQVNGHMTWHKDNKKFKNMKQDHECDALGKKFNLSMNFIPLRKSNKEGDIDGLILKHHLDFLIPKANYGRMEPADLNIFDKLFLHTKTEETDTWLKYYACDKVSYKKSQIIIYHRSRSGEKLYECSECRKRFSKKSSLIKHQSRHIREIAYGCGKCGKTFPQKSQFITHHRTHTGEKPYNCNQCGKAFSQKSQLTSHQRTHTGEKPYECGECGKAFSRKSHLISHWRTHTGEKPYGCTECGRAFSEKSNLINHQRIHTGEKPFECRECGKAFSRKSQLVTHHRTHTGTKPYGCSDCRKAFFEKSELIRHQTIHTGEKPYECSECGKAFRERSSLINHQRTHTGEKPHGCIQCGKAFSQKSHLLSHQMTHTGEKPFVCTKCGKAFSRKSQLVRHQRTHTGEKPYECSECGKAFSEKLSLTNHQRIHTGEKPYVCSECGKAFCQKSHLISHQRTHTGEKPYECSECGKAFGEKSSLATHQRTHTGEKPYACRDCEKAFSQKSQLNTHQRIHTGEKPYGCSLCQKAFFEKSELIRHQRTHTGEKPYECSECRKAFRERSSLINHQRTHTGEKPFECNDCGKAFSRKSHLIPHQRTHTGERPYSCSECRKAFSQKSQLVNHQRIHTGEKPFQCSECGKAFSQKSQLINHRRTHTVKKS, encoded by the exons ATGTTGGAGAATTATAGCAGTCTCGTGTCACTAG GGTATGAAGTTATGAAACCTGGTGTCATCCTTAAATTGGAGCAAGGAGAAGACCCATGGACAGGAGATGGAGAAATTCCAAGTTCAGGCTCAATAG atCAAGTCTTTCAAGTAAATGGTCACATGACTTGGCACAAGGATAacaagaagtttaaaaatatgaaacaagatCATGAATGTGATGCACTTGGAAAAAAGTTTAATCTGAGCATGAACTTTATTCCTTTAAGGAAATCAAACAAAGAAGGTGACATAGAtggattaattttaaaacatcatttagaTTTTCTTATTCCAAAAGCAAACTATGGAAGAATGGAACCAGCTGACTTAAACATATTTGATAAATTATTTCTCCATACCAAGACTGAGGAAACTGATACTTGGTTAAAATACTATGCATGTGATAAAGTTAGCTATAAGAAGTCACAGATCATCATATATCACAGAAGTCGTTCAGGGGAGAAGCTCTATGAATGCAGTGAATGTAGGAAACGCTTCAGTAAGAAATCAAGTCTCATTAAACATCAGAGCAGACATATAAGAGAAATAGCCTATGGCTGTGGTAAATGTGGCAAGACTTTCCCCCAGAAGTCACAGTTTATTACACATCATAGAactcatacaggagagaaaccttacaattGTAACCAGTGTGGGAAAGCCTTCTCCCAAAAGTCACAGCTGACATCCCATCAGAGGAcacatacaggagagaaaccttatgaatgtGGTGAGTGTGGGAAAGCCTTCTCCCGGAAGTCACATCTCATATCACATTGGAggacacacacaggagagaagccctatggATGCACTGAATGTGGGAGGGCCTTTAGTGAAAAGTCAAATCTCATCAATCATCAAAGgattcatacaggagagaaaccttttgaatgcagagaatgtggaaaagccttcagcAGGAAGTCACAGCTTGTCACACATCACAGGACCCACACAGGAACAAAACCCTATGGATGTAGTGATTGTAGAAAAGCCTTCTTTGAGAAATCAGAGCTAATTAGACATCAAacaattcatactggagagaaaccctatgaatgcagtgaatgtgggaaagccttcagaGAGAGGTCTAGTCTAATTAACCATCAGAGAACCCATACAGGAGAGAAGCCTCATGGATGCATCCAGTGTGGGAAAGCCTTTTCCCAGAAATCTCACCTCTTATCACATCAGATgacacacacaggagagaaacccttTGTATGCACTAAGTGTGGGAAGGCTTTCAGTAGGAAATCCCAGCTTGTCAGGCATCAGAGAACTCATACAGGTGAAAAACCCTAcgagtgcagtgaatgtgggaaagcttTCAGTGAAAAATTAAGCCTCACTAATCACCAGAGAATTCATACAGGAGAAAAACCGTATGTGTGCAGTGAGTGTGGGAAAGCCTTTTGTCAGAAGTCACATCTCATATCACATcagaggacacacacaggagagaaaccctatgaatgcagtgaatgtgggaaagcctttggTGAAAAGTCAAGCCTTGCAACACATCAGAGAACCCATACAGGAGAAAAACCTTATGCATGCAGGGACTGTGAAAAAGCCTTCTCCCAGAAGTCACAGCTCAATACTCACCAGAGaattcatacaggagagaaaccgTATGGATGCAGTCTTTGTCAAAAAGCTTTCTTTGAAAAATCAGAACTAATTAGACATCAGAGAACTCATACAGGAGAAAAACCTTATGAATGCAGTGAATGTAGGAAAGCCTTCAGGGAGAGGTCAAGTCTCATAAATCATCAGAGGAcacatacaggagagaaacccttTGAATGCAACGACTGTGGCAAAGCCTTCTCTAGGAAGTCACACCTCATACCACATCAGAGGACACACACGGGAGAGAGACCCTACAGTTGCAGTGAATGTAGAAAGGCCTTCTCTCAGAAGTCACAGCTTGTTAATCATCAGAGAAtccatacaggagagaaaccttttcaatgcagtgaatgtgggaaagccttctcCCAAAAGTCACAGCTCATTAATCATCGGAGAACTCATACAGTAAAGAAATCCTAA